A region of Salinibacter sp. 10B DNA encodes the following proteins:
- a CDS encoding GAF domain-containing protein, giving the protein MPDSAVASSAKTDTYRDARRRIDALLDSETDWIAAMATVACELHHSFDYYDWTGFYRAVSDDHLIVGPYQGPHGCLHIDFDRGVCGAAARTRETQLWPDVSDAPDHIACQSSTQSEVVVPIVTPSDRLLAVLDVDSDTVGAFDDTDREHLERLCADLGEQFEETEVL; this is encoded by the coding sequence ATGCCTGATTCCGCCGTTGCTTCCTCCGCGAAGACCGATACCTATAGGGATGCCCGTCGTCGTATCGACGCCCTGCTCGACAGCGAAACGGACTGGATTGCGGCAATGGCCACGGTCGCGTGCGAGCTCCACCACTCGTTCGACTACTACGACTGGACCGGCTTCTACCGAGCGGTCTCGGACGATCATCTCATCGTGGGGCCGTACCAGGGGCCGCACGGCTGCCTCCACATTGACTTTGATCGGGGGGTGTGCGGGGCCGCGGCCCGGACGCGCGAGACGCAGCTTTGGCCCGATGTGTCCGACGCGCCGGACCACATTGCCTGCCAGTCGTCGACACAGTCGGAAGTCGTGGTGCCGATCGTGACGCCATCCGACCGCCTCCTGGCCGTCCTCGACGTCGACTCCGATACCGTCGGCGCCTTCGACGACACCGACCGGGAGCACTTGGAGCGCCTCTGCGCGGATCTCGGTGAGCAGTTTGAGGAGACGGAGGTGTTGTAG
- a CDS encoding 2Fe-2S iron-sulfur cluster-binding protein, protein MPESASAYRVRVHDGAEWHEIEAKSGANLRRVLLKNDLSPYTRWTESVHCGGRGLCATCGVRLESPPAPVHWHDRLAARYGYPRLSCQITIDRPLTVYLLPQKRVWGDRNP, encoded by the coding sequence GTGCCCGAGTCTGCGTCCGCATACCGCGTCCGTGTTCACGACGGAGCGGAATGGCATGAGATCGAGGCAAAGTCCGGCGCCAACCTCCGGCGAGTACTGCTCAAAAATGACCTGTCCCCCTACACCCGGTGGACGGAATCCGTTCACTGCGGGGGGCGAGGGCTCTGTGCCACCTGCGGCGTCCGCCTGGAGTCCCCGCCAGCGCCCGTACACTGGCACGACCGACTCGCGGCCCGGTACGGCTATCCTCGCCTCTCCTGCCAAATCACCATTGATCGTCCCCTGACCGTGTACCTTCTTCCCCAAAAGCGCGTGTGGGGAGACCGGAACCCGTGA
- a CDS encoding DUF427 domain-containing protein: MKAVLNDAVIAESDDTVVVEGNHYFPPESLNETYLKPSDHRTTCPWKGEAHYYTVVAGGDEKTNAAWYYPDPHDEASQIKDHVAFYTSQIEVTEETAA; this comes from the coding sequence ATGAAAGCCGTTTTGAACGATGCCGTGATTGCCGAGAGCGACGACACCGTCGTCGTGGAAGGCAACCACTACTTCCCGCCGGAGTCGCTCAACGAAACGTATCTGAAGCCAAGCGACCATCGGACGACCTGCCCGTGGAAGGGAGAAGCCCACTACTACACCGTGGTCGCAGGGGGAGATGAGAAAACAAATGCGGCCTGGTACTATCCGGATCCGCACGACGAGGCGTCTCAAATCAAGGATCACGTGGCATTCTACACCTCGCAGATCGAAGTGACAGAAGAGACCGCAGCGTAA
- a CDS encoding gamma-glutamyl-gamma-aminobutyrate hydrolase family protein (Members of this family of hydrolases with an active site Cys residue belong to MEROPS family C26.): MSHRTVRLFRDEPVPGTLDADGLVVMGGPMGVADRHDHPHLQAELNLIEQALQDDRPVLSVCLGSQLLAHVLGAEVRTGRQKEIGWDEVTLTGAAADDPLFQGLEDPFVAFHWHGDLFSLPDGATHLARTPQTEHQAFRYGDSAYGLLFHLEVTPKTVAWMTTAFQDELAEEGRDGAVIRRAVMTYEKELRSRARTVFGRWAELVD, encoded by the coding sequence GTGTCGCATCGCACCGTGCGTCTGTTTCGGGACGAGCCGGTCCCGGGCACCCTCGACGCTGACGGGCTGGTGGTGATGGGCGGGCCGATGGGTGTGGCCGACCGTCACGACCATCCGCACCTGCAGGCAGAGCTCAACCTCATAGAGCAGGCGCTGCAGGACGATCGGCCCGTGCTGAGCGTCTGTCTCGGCAGTCAACTGCTGGCCCACGTCCTCGGGGCCGAGGTGCGAACGGGGCGGCAGAAGGAGATCGGATGGGACGAGGTGACGCTCACCGGCGCCGCGGCCGACGATCCGCTGTTTCAGGGCCTGGAGGATCCGTTTGTCGCATTTCACTGGCACGGCGATCTCTTTTCGCTGCCCGACGGCGCGACGCACTTGGCCCGCACGCCGCAGACGGAGCATCAGGCCTTTCGCTATGGCGATTCTGCCTACGGTCTGCTCTTTCACCTGGAGGTCACGCCGAAAACGGTGGCCTGGATGACGACGGCCTTCCAGGATGAGTTGGCCGAGGAGGGACGTGACGGGGCTGTCATCCGCCGCGCCGTCATGACGTATGAAAAGGAGCTCCGGTCCAGGGCGCGGACCGTCTTCGGGCGCTGGGCGGAGTTGGTGGACTAG
- a CDS encoding ArsI/CadI family heavy metal resistance metalloenzyme has product MKRMHVMLRVKDLDTATRFYSTLFDAAPTVQKSDYAKWMLDDPRVNFSVAEKEEEFGIEHLGIQAETPEELNELRERIARADGAVTDEGETTCCYANSDKTWIVDAQEVAWEAFHTSGEAETYAGEGVTECCPDEA; this is encoded by the coding sequence ATGAAGCGAATGCACGTCATGCTGCGCGTGAAGGACCTCGACACCGCCACGCGCTTCTACTCGACCCTCTTCGACGCCGCCCCTACCGTCCAGAAATCGGACTATGCCAAATGGATGCTCGACGATCCGCGGGTCAATTTCTCAGTCGCCGAAAAAGAGGAGGAGTTCGGCATTGAGCACCTGGGCATCCAGGCTGAGACGCCGGAAGAGCTCAACGAGCTTCGCGAGCGTATCGCCCGTGCCGATGGTGCCGTAACGGACGAAGGGGAAACAACCTGCTGCTACGCCAACTCCGACAAAACGTGGATCGTGGACGCACAGGAGGTGGCCTGGGAGGCCTTCCACACCAGCGGGGAAGCAGAAACGTACGCCGGCGAGGGTGTGACGGAATGCTGCCCGGACGAGGCGTAA
- a CDS encoding class I SAM-dependent methyltransferase encodes MACCGHCQEAGELFTDEKARTELREYRRNGAPNTPTRLLIDGLKTLDLSSTTLLDVGGGVGMIQHELMEAGVSEATLVEASPAYLKVAENETRRRGHADRASFRHGDFVDLAPKLPEADLVTLDRVICCYPHMTELIQASTAKATRWYGLTYPRTRWFLRWAKPVTDLYCWWKDMDFRIYLHEGVDEAIQSAGFRRFYQTETFLWNVALYERPEAVTT; translated from the coding sequence ATGGCGTGTTGTGGACATTGTCAAGAGGCCGGAGAGCTGTTTACCGACGAGAAGGCACGGACGGAGCTGCGTGAGTACCGCAGGAACGGCGCTCCGAACACACCCACACGCCTCCTCATCGACGGACTGAAGACGCTGGATCTTTCCTCTACGACGCTGCTCGACGTGGGCGGGGGCGTCGGGATGATTCAGCACGAACTGATGGAGGCAGGCGTGTCGGAGGCGACGCTGGTGGAAGCGTCCCCCGCGTACCTGAAGGTCGCTGAAAATGAAACCCGGCGCCGCGGACATGCGGACCGCGCCTCCTTCCGCCACGGCGATTTCGTAGACCTGGCCCCGAAATTGCCGGAGGCCGACCTCGTGACGCTGGATCGGGTGATTTGTTGCTACCCGCACATGACAGAGTTGATACAGGCCTCGACCGCCAAAGCCACGCGGTGGTACGGCCTCACGTACCCCCGAACGCGCTGGTTTCTCCGCTGGGCAAAGCCGGTCACCGATCTCTATTGTTGGTGGAAGGACATGGATTTCCGAATCTATCTGCACGAAGGGGTAGACGAGGCCATCCAGTCGGCGGGCTTCCGTCGGTTCTATCAGACGGAAACCTTCTTGTGGAACGTGGCGCTGTACGAGCGCCCTGAAGCCGTGACGACCTGA
- a CDS encoding sigma-70 family RNA polymerase sigma factor, giving the protein MNTPESSSHSDTAVWRPFVDGLRSFIGRRVPTADAEDVLQDTLLRLHEGTDSLRNADRAEAWVFSIARRAIADYFRQEERRPVDTSVNAPTVETPPSSENLAPYDGDHDPHEEVLSWLRPMAEELPEMYRRPLLMADFEGYTQQAVADEIGLSLSGAKSRVQRARVKLRERLMRCCEIEFGPEGRAVAFRRRRTDSCESSCY; this is encoded by the coding sequence ATGAACACGCCCGAATCTTCTTCCCATTCCGACACCGCCGTCTGGCGTCCGTTCGTCGACGGCCTGCGCTCCTTCATTGGACGCCGTGTGCCCACTGCAGACGCCGAAGACGTACTCCAGGACACGCTGCTCCGGCTGCACGAAGGCACCGATTCGCTCCGAAATGCCGATCGCGCCGAGGCCTGGGTGTTCTCCATCGCCCGTCGGGCCATTGCCGATTACTTCCGACAGGAAGAGCGGCGTCCGGTAGACACGTCGGTGAACGCCCCCACGGTGGAAACGCCCCCTTCCTCCGAAAATCTAGCCCCGTACGACGGCGACCACGATCCCCACGAGGAAGTGCTCTCCTGGCTCCGTCCCATGGCGGAGGAATTGCCCGAGATGTACCGTCGCCCGCTCCTCATGGCCGACTTTGAGGGATACACTCAGCAGGCAGTGGCGGACGAGATCGGTCTTTCCCTCTCCGGTGCAAAATCCCGCGTGCAGCGGGCCCGCGTCAAGCTGCGGGAACGGCTCATGCGCTGCTGCGAAATTGAGTTTGGACCGGAGGGACGGGCCGTCGCGTTCCGGCGGCGGAGAACAGATTCGTGCGAATCGTCCTGCTATTAG
- the lat gene encoding L-lysine 6-transaminase, whose amino-acid sequence MEAVSPNSVRPEDVRDLLSRHILTKGMMPLVLDMDASRGVKLRDETTGRTFIDLFGFYASSPLGMNHPKMAENDAFMDRLKDAALNKVTNSDVMTGHMARFVDTFDRVGIPDYLPYTFFISGGALAVENALKAAFDWKVRKNFEKGYRREVGHQVLHLDHAFHGRTGYTMSLTNTDPKKTKHFPQFDWPRISTPALQFPLNGDEVDRVAAKEEQALTQAKRFFHEREDQIAAVILEPIQGEGGDNHFRPSFLKRLKNLAHENDALLIFDEVQSGVGITGDFWAHQTLGVRPDILAFGKKSQVCGILAGRKLDEVDGHVFQTPSRINSTWGGNIVDMVRFDRILEIMEEDALVDHAGTVGQHLQDRLHELADQFDAVTNPRGKGLMCAFDLPSTAYRDHVKEQTYEEGAIILGCGESTIRFRTPLTITADEVDEGVDCIRRALESVKHEHESHSRDRA is encoded by the coding sequence ATGGAAGCGGTTTCCCCCAACTCTGTCCGTCCCGAAGACGTCCGTGACCTCCTGTCGAGACACATTCTGACGAAGGGCATGATGCCCCTGGTGCTCGACATGGACGCAAGTCGGGGTGTGAAGCTCCGCGACGAAACCACCGGACGTACCTTCATCGATCTCTTCGGGTTCTACGCCTCAAGCCCCCTCGGCATGAATCACCCGAAGATGGCCGAGAACGACGCGTTCATGGATCGGCTCAAGGACGCGGCCCTCAACAAGGTGACCAACTCCGACGTCATGACGGGGCACATGGCGCGATTCGTCGACACCTTCGACCGCGTGGGGATTCCGGACTATCTGCCCTATACCTTCTTTATCTCGGGCGGAGCACTGGCCGTCGAGAATGCCCTAAAGGCCGCATTCGACTGGAAGGTGCGGAAAAACTTTGAAAAGGGCTACCGGCGCGAGGTGGGCCATCAGGTGCTGCACCTCGACCACGCGTTCCATGGGCGCACCGGCTATACGATGTCGCTCACGAACACCGACCCGAAAAAGACGAAGCACTTCCCGCAATTCGACTGGCCGCGCATCTCGACTCCGGCCCTTCAATTTCCACTCAATGGGGACGAGGTCGACCGCGTGGCGGCGAAGGAGGAACAGGCGCTCACGCAGGCCAAGCGATTCTTCCATGAACGTGAGGATCAAATCGCGGCCGTCATTCTGGAGCCGATTCAGGGAGAGGGCGGCGACAACCACTTCCGCCCGTCCTTCCTGAAGCGCCTGAAAAATCTGGCCCACGAGAACGACGCCCTTCTCATCTTCGACGAGGTGCAGAGCGGTGTCGGCATTACCGGCGACTTCTGGGCCCATCAAACCCTCGGGGTGCGGCCCGACATTCTCGCCTTCGGCAAGAAGTCTCAGGTCTGTGGCATCCTGGCCGGGCGCAAGCTCGACGAGGTGGACGGTCACGTCTTCCAAACCCCCAGCCGCATCAACTCCACCTGGGGCGGCAACATCGTGGACATGGTGCGCTTCGACCGCATCCTCGAGATCATGGAGGAGGACGCGCTCGTGGATCATGCCGGTACGGTCGGCCAGCATCTGCAGGACCGGCTGCATGAGCTCGCCGATCAGTTCGATGCCGTCACAAACCCACGCGGCAAAGGTCTGATGTGTGCATTCGACCTCCCCTCCACGGCATACCGTGACCACGTGAAGGAGCAAACGTACGAAGAGGGGGCAATCATTCTCGGATGCGGGGAGAGTACGATTCGCTTCCGAACCCCGCTCACCATTACCGCCGACGAGGTGGACGAGGGCGTAGACTGCATTCGGCGAGCGCTGGAGTCGGTGAAGCACGAACATGAATCCCACTCAAGGGATCGAGCTTAG
- a CDS encoding amidohydrolase, with protein MSHRSLSVLLLALGVFGISCSSGPTADLVLKNGTVVTLDEQYGTAEALAAAGDTILSVGPTAEITAHVGPETRVIDLDGRTAMPGFIEGHGHFMGMGQAQMQLGLLGTPSWARVISMVDSAAAAPSAATWIQGRGWHQEKWDATPDRTVRGFPTNARLNDVAPDTPVFLTHASGHAAIANDAALDAAGIGPNTPNPDGGTIVRDAQGRATGVLLETAAGLVQDAIEQSRSDMTPAERRARRKKQVRLASEEALAHGVTSFHDQGASFETIELYREMAENGTLGIRMYAMVAQDEVTPETQDSLAALRTVGDANHHFTVRSIGEITADGALGSRSAWMLRPYDDAPDNTGINVTPMERIREIAEIGLEEDYQIAVHAIGDRANQETLDLYSDLFSSHSVDGDSLRWRIEHAQHLHPDDISRFADLGVIASMQAIHACSDAPYNYQRLGSERVEEGAYVWRTLWDDGAVVGNGTDVPVEKVNPLASLHCTITRQVPGTDSSFTEEETLSRRQALKSYTLNNAYAAFTEDLKGTLTPGKLADIAVLSTSPLNAPASKIRNTTVDYTIVGGDVAYTSE; from the coding sequence ATGTCCCATCGCAGCCTCTCTGTGCTTCTACTCGCTCTCGGTGTGTTCGGGATTAGTTGTTCGTCGGGGCCCACCGCCGACCTTGTGCTGAAGAACGGAACGGTCGTTACGCTCGACGAGCAATACGGCACGGCGGAGGCCCTGGCCGCGGCGGGCGACACCATTTTGTCGGTTGGCCCCACGGCAGAGATCACCGCCCACGTTGGCCCGGAGACCCGTGTCATCGACCTGGACGGACGCACGGCAATGCCCGGCTTCATTGAGGGCCATGGTCACTTCATGGGCATGGGACAGGCACAGATGCAACTCGGGTTGCTAGGAACACCGTCCTGGGCACGCGTCATATCGATGGTCGACTCGGCGGCCGCCGCCCCCTCCGCAGCCACATGGATTCAGGGCCGCGGCTGGCACCAGGAGAAGTGGGACGCGACGCCCGACCGAACGGTGCGCGGCTTTCCGACGAACGCCCGCCTCAATGACGTGGCCCCGGACACGCCGGTGTTCTTGACGCACGCCAGCGGCCACGCCGCAATCGCCAACGATGCCGCACTGGACGCAGCGGGCATTGGCCCGAACACGCCCAATCCAGACGGCGGCACGATCGTCCGGGACGCCCAGGGCCGCGCCACCGGCGTCCTCCTGGAGACGGCCGCCGGGCTGGTGCAAGACGCAATCGAGCAGTCTCGCAGCGACATGACGCCGGCCGAACGACGGGCGCGTCGCAAGAAGCAGGTTCGACTGGCTTCCGAAGAGGCCCTCGCCCACGGCGTCACAAGCTTCCACGATCAGGGCGCCTCGTTCGAGACCATTGAGCTTTACCGCGAGATGGCAGAGAACGGGACCCTCGGCATCCGGATGTACGCTATGGTCGCCCAGGATGAAGTGACCCCGGAGACGCAAGACTCCCTCGCCGCCCTCCGCACCGTAGGGGACGCGAACCATCACTTCACGGTGCGATCGATTGGGGAGATCACGGCGGACGGCGCCCTCGGCTCCCGAAGTGCCTGGATGCTGCGTCCCTACGACGACGCGCCCGACAACACGGGCATAAACGTCACTCCAATGGAGCGCATTCGTGAAATCGCCGAAATTGGGCTTGAGGAGGACTACCAGATCGCCGTCCACGCCATCGGCGACCGGGCCAACCAGGAAACGCTGGACCTGTATTCCGACCTGTTCTCCTCACACAGCGTGGATGGCGATTCGCTTCGGTGGCGCATCGAGCATGCCCAACACCTCCACCCCGACGATATTTCCCGATTTGCGGATCTCGGCGTCATTGCCTCCATGCAGGCGATCCATGCCTGCTCCGACGCCCCCTACAACTATCAGCGGCTTGGAAGCGAGCGCGTAGAGGAGGGAGCGTACGTCTGGCGGACGCTTTGGGACGACGGCGCCGTGGTCGGCAACGGAACCGACGTGCCCGTTGAGAAGGTCAACCCCCTCGCCAGCCTCCACTGCACCATCACGCGGCAGGTGCCCGGTACCGACTCCTCCTTTACCGAAGAAGAGACCCTTTCTCGACGACAGGCCCTTAAGTCGTACACCCTCAACAATGCCTACGCGGCCTTTACGGAAGACCTAAAGGGCACCCTCACCCCCGGAAAGCTGGCCGACATTGCCGTGCTCTCCACCTCGCCTCTGAACGCTCCCGCCTCCAAGATTCGCAATACAACCGTCGACTACACAATCGTGGGTGGAGACGTAGCCTACACGAGCGAGTAA
- the lipA gene encoding lipoyl synthase, producing the protein MPTPATDESTDTNEPATPDDVELGSVQPEPIAPSGDGDPGFVELPVVENTNKNKRGQRPDWLRVSLPQGEEYKDVRETVDDHDLHTVCESANCPNMGECWSRGTATFMILGDVCTRSCGFCAVKTGRPDDGLDWDEPRRVAEAVDKMDLDHAVITSVNRDEREDGGAPIFAEVIERIHDLGATCEVLTPDFRGMREPCETVFEAEPDIFNHNVETVPSLYRRVRPQADYERSLKVLKWAKEEGLRTKSGIMVGLGETKEEVLEIMDDFVEIGLDVMTIGQYMQPTEHHLPVEEWIEPEVFDWYKQVGEEKGIEHVESSPLTRSSYHAEEHV; encoded by the coding sequence ATGCCTACCCCTGCGACTGACGAGTCCACCGACACGAATGAGCCCGCCACGCCCGACGACGTGGAGCTGGGAAGCGTCCAGCCGGAACCCATTGCCCCCTCCGGCGACGGCGATCCCGGCTTCGTGGAACTGCCCGTCGTCGAGAACACGAACAAAAACAAGCGCGGCCAGCGTCCCGACTGGCTCCGCGTCTCGCTGCCACAAGGCGAGGAGTACAAAGACGTGCGGGAGACCGTGGACGATCACGATCTGCACACGGTCTGCGAGAGCGCCAACTGTCCCAACATGGGCGAGTGCTGGAGCCGCGGCACCGCCACGTTCATGATCCTGGGCGATGTCTGTACGCGCTCCTGCGGCTTCTGCGCCGTGAAGACGGGCCGTCCGGACGATGGCCTCGACTGGGACGAGCCGCGCCGCGTGGCGGAGGCCGTGGACAAAATGGACCTCGACCACGCCGTCATCACCAGCGTAAATCGCGACGAGCGTGAGGACGGCGGCGCACCCATTTTTGCGGAGGTCATCGAGCGCATTCACGACCTCGGCGCGACCTGCGAGGTGCTCACGCCCGACTTCCGCGGCATGCGCGAGCCCTGTGAAACCGTCTTTGAGGCGGAGCCCGACATCTTCAACCACAACGTGGAGACGGTGCCGAGCCTCTACCGCCGGGTGCGGCCCCAGGCCGACTACGAGCGCTCGCTCAAGGTGTTGAAGTGGGCGAAGGAGGAGGGCCTGCGCACCAAAAGTGGCATTATGGTCGGCCTCGGTGAGACGAAGGAGGAAGTCCTGGAGATCATGGACGACTTCGTGGAGATTGGGCTCGACGTGATGACGATCGGACAGTACATGCAGCCCACCGAGCACCACCTGCCGGTCGAGGAGTGGATCGAGCCGGAGGTCTTCGACTGGTACAAGCAGGTCGGGGAAGAGAAGGGCATCGAGCACGTCGAGAGCAGCCCGCTCACCCGCTCCTCCTACCATGCCGAAGAGCACGTGTAA
- a CDS encoding carboxypeptidase M32: MPDALDELRDHLAPINDLESAAAVLAWDQETFMPDGGAEARAHQLSTLQSMAHERFVADETGELLDRADEATADDDPLDDGASLVRVTRRDYERARRVPSALVAELSKATSQAKQAWKKGREEDDFSTFAPHLERLVELSVEKAEAIGYDDEPYDALLEEFEPGLSTAEVADTFETLREDLVPLVDAIADSPQLDNDVLHRSYPQPKQKAFGEQVLDDIGYDFDRGRQDVSAHPFTTSFSPDDVRITTRYDEDFFPSAFFSMIHEGGHALYEQGIDPALARTPLADGASLGVHESQSRLWENHVGRSRPFWQHYFPQLKETFPEALGDADLDTFYRAINRVEPSLIRVEADEVTYNLHVMLRFELERGLISGTVDVNDLPDRWNAAMDDYLGITPDTDANGVLQDVHWSMASFGYFPTYTLGTLMAAQLMEAVERDLTHLQQRLADGEMGPLLDWLRTHVHQHGRKVTAPELLDRMTGDELSAEAWLRYAREKFGALYDL, translated from the coding sequence ATGCCCGATGCTCTCGACGAACTTCGCGATCACCTCGCCCCCATCAACGACCTGGAGTCCGCCGCCGCGGTACTGGCCTGGGACCAGGAAACGTTCATGCCCGACGGAGGGGCCGAGGCGCGCGCCCATCAGCTTTCCACCCTTCAGTCGATGGCGCACGAGCGCTTCGTGGCAGACGAGACCGGCGAGCTGCTTGATCGGGCCGACGAGGCCACTGCGGACGACGATCCCCTCGACGACGGCGCGAGCCTAGTGCGCGTCACCCGTCGTGATTATGAGCGCGCCCGCCGCGTGCCGTCCGCGCTCGTGGCTGAGCTCTCGAAGGCCACCTCGCAGGCCAAGCAGGCCTGGAAAAAGGGGCGGGAGGAGGATGACTTCTCCACCTTCGCCCCGCACCTGGAGCGGCTGGTGGAGCTGTCGGTCGAGAAGGCTGAGGCCATCGGGTACGACGACGAGCCGTACGACGCGCTGCTGGAGGAGTTTGAGCCGGGCCTGTCGACCGCTGAGGTGGCCGACACGTTCGAAACGCTGCGCGAAGACCTCGTCCCGCTCGTCGACGCCATCGCCGATAGCCCGCAGCTCGACAATGACGTGCTGCATCGCTCCTATCCGCAGCCCAAGCAGAAGGCGTTCGGGGAGCAGGTGCTCGACGACATCGGCTACGACTTCGATCGCGGGCGGCAGGACGTGTCGGCCCACCCGTTTACCACCTCGTTCTCGCCGGACGACGTGCGCATCACCACGCGCTACGACGAGGACTTTTTCCCGTCGGCCTTCTTCTCAATGATCCACGAGGGCGGCCATGCGCTCTACGAGCAGGGCATCGATCCGGCCCTCGCCCGCACGCCCCTGGCCGACGGCGCCTCGCTCGGCGTGCACGAGTCGCAATCCCGTCTCTGGGAGAACCACGTGGGCCGCAGTCGCCCGTTCTGGCAGCACTACTTCCCGCAGTTGAAGGAGACGTTTCCGGAGGCGTTGGGCGACGCGGATCTCGACACGTTCTACCGCGCCATCAATCGCGTCGAGCCGTCCCTCATCCGGGTGGAGGCCGACGAGGTGACGTACAACCTGCACGTCATGCTCCGTTTCGAGCTGGAGCGCGGTCTCATCTCCGGCACGGTGGACGTGAACGATCTGCCCGACCGCTGGAATGCGGCGATGGACGACTATCTGGGCATCACGCCGGACACCGACGCCAACGGGGTGTTGCAGGACGTGCACTGGTCGATGGCGTCGTTCGGGTACTTTCCCACCTACACGCTCGGGACCCTCATGGCGGCCCAGCTCATGGAGGCCGTCGAGCGCGACCTGACCCATCTGCAGCAGCGGCTGGCGGATGGGGAGATGGGACCGCTGCTCGACTGGCTCCGCACCCACGTGCATCAGCACGGTCGAAAAGTGACGGCGCCCGAGTTGCTGGATCGCATGACCGGGGACGAACTCTCGGCCGAGGCGTGGCTCCGATACGCTCGCGAGAAGTTTGGGGCGCTGTACGATCTTTAG
- a CDS encoding M23 family metallopeptidase produces MALAFSLGACDLTSSDRTTKSKEPVVDPDSAALSYSHMPTGTSLPDPGEIPLEQKIIGPGEDRTPGPKKSSRSEPSPYGCYLASRPYTDTVRFRSIYLRFPKAIVKSAETATQRVVYRVLQTEGRTREGEGVRFAHCTIPETEAAYSLALQQVLRVDGGSAHGRQAEAKRSAETKSKECHLREAIVCVRGDCEVKDRWWDCSGSTGSGGGPIGSDPPDGEPEPYPGDDGGGGGEDEGGSGGVDCTEKLPAPGSDCVPEESNPEVNETRLCRSDPLKDMDIRPTCAGIEGGRFGNTRVAEDGNERFHGGLDLGGRDAETGTEISALEGGTVVSSGAYSDDFGNYVIVSNDNTWYLYAHLSKVTVREGNSINEGHKIGEMGKSGNAEDARCNSVHLHLEVRKGDGGWPTDDESKKNPEKYIGTQFNKEGKPTSDNCSPVFKIA; encoded by the coding sequence GTGGCCCTCGCCTTTAGCCTCGGGGCCTGCGATCTCACCAGCAGCGACCGGACAACCAAAAGCAAAGAGCCGGTGGTCGATCCAGACAGTGCGGCGCTCTCCTACTCACACATGCCGACTGGCACCTCGCTGCCGGATCCTGGTGAGATTCCCCTGGAGCAGAAAATCATAGGGCCGGGCGAAGACCGGACGCCCGGACCGAAGAAATCTTCTCGGTCCGAGCCCTCGCCGTACGGGTGCTACCTGGCATCTCGTCCGTACACGGACACTGTTCGGTTCCGGAGCATCTACCTGCGGTTTCCGAAGGCGATTGTCAAAAGCGCGGAGACAGCGACCCAGCGGGTCGTCTACCGGGTCCTTCAGACGGAGGGGAGGACGCGCGAGGGGGAAGGCGTCCGGTTTGCGCACTGCACGATTCCAGAGACAGAGGCGGCCTACAGCCTTGCGCTACAGCAGGTCCTTCGAGTCGACGGGGGAAGTGCTCATGGGAGACAGGCAGAGGCAAAGAGAAGCGCGGAGACGAAAAGCAAGGAGTGTCATCTGAGAGAAGCGATAGTTTGTGTGCGCGGAGATTGCGAGGTCAAAGATCGGTGGTGGGACTGTAGTGGATCGACCGGATCGGGGGGAGGACCGATCGGTTCGGATCCCCCTGATGGGGAACCGGAGCCGTATCCGGGAGATGACGGAGGTGGGGGAGGAGAAGACGAGGGAGGAAGTGGCGGTGTGGATTGTACCGAGAAGCTCCCAGCGCCAGGGTCGGACTGCGTGCCGGAGGAGTCGAATCCTGAGGTCAATGAGACGAGACTCTGTCGGTCGGATCCCCTCAAAGACATGGACATTCGACCCACCTGCGCTGGAATCGAAGGGGGACGCTTCGGAAACACCCGAGTAGCCGAAGACGGGAATGAGAGATTCCATGGCGGACTTGACCTCGGTGGGAGAGATGCAGAAACCGGGACCGAAATAAGTGCGCTCGAAGGAGGGACCGTCGTCTCCTCAGGTGCTTATAGTGATGATTTTGGAAACTACGTGATAGTTAGTAATGATAACACGTGGTATCTATACGCTCACCTCAGCAAAGTCACCGTTAGGGAGGGAAACTCTATCAATGAAGGTCATAAAATAGGAGAGATGGGGAAAAGCGGAAACGCAGAGGACGCTAGGTGTAACTCGGTCCATCTCCACCTCGAAGTACGTAAGGGAGATGGAGGTTGGCCTACTGACGATGAAAGCAAGAAAAACCCAGAGAAATACATAGGTACACAGTTCAATAAAGAGGGAAAACCAACCTCCGATAATTGTTCTCCAGTTTTCAAGATTGCATAG